One Thiocapsa sp. genomic window carries:
- a CDS encoding nucleotidyltransferase domain-containing protein yields the protein MRLTSDQVSTILGTASRLSGEDAVVYLFGSRVDDRARGGDVDLLIEPPQGLTLLERARLKLELEDGLGLPVDVISQARDAEPTPLSADRAGGCRPYRGSAMTRQALVAERAPLAGLLGAIQRSVYFLDASSSKQTWPLGGGPLCGAQQRYLIRSPVVVWLGALALAFSAAAWQLAARDEWIGSELCSKRT from the coding sequence ATGCGACTCACATCCGATCAGGTTTCGACCATCCTCGGCACGGCATCACGTCTCTCGGGAGAGGACGCGGTGGTCTATCTTTTCGGATCGCGGGTCGATGACCGGGCCAGAGGCGGCGATGTCGATCTACTCATCGAGCCCCCGCAGGGCCTGACGCTCCTCGAACGCGCCCGTCTCAAGCTGGAGCTTGAGGACGGGCTGGGGTTGCCGGTCGATGTTATCTCCCAAGCACGCGATGCGGAGCCGACACCCTTGTCAGCGGATCGCGCGGGCGGGTGCCGTCCGTATAGAGGCTCGGCCATGACCCGCCAGGCGCTGGTCGCGGAACGCGCGCCCCTTGCCGGGCTGCTTGGGGCCATCCAGCGATCCGTCTATTTTCTGGATGCCTCCAGCAGCAAACAAACCTGGCCGTTGGGCGGTGGTCCGTTGTGCGGCGCGCAACAACGCTATCTGATCCGCTCCCCGGTGGTGGTCTGGCTCGGGGCGTTGGCGTTGGCGTTCAGTGCGGCGGCCTG
- a CDS encoding type II toxin-antitoxin system YhaV family toxin encodes MDGECHGWTLLFHQCLVDQLRRLEAAAERARVADPRRAAANANVKRFTALSCLILDKVPSDPSRDEYRLGTTMGDAFKHWRRAKIGRRFRLFFRFDPNARVVVFAWANDSDSLRAAGSKRDPYAVFRAMLNPGHPPDDWAELVAASTMDWPEDDSPAAIARD; translated from the coding sequence ATGGATGGTGAATGCCACGGATGGACCCTGCTCTTTCACCAATGCCTCGTCGATCAGCTGCGCAGACTGGAGGCTGCGGCCGAGCGGGCGAGGGTGGCGGATCCCCGCCGCGCCGCGGCCAATGCGAACGTGAAACGCTTCACCGCCCTGTCGTGCTTGATCCTGGACAAGGTACCGAGCGATCCCTCCCGTGACGAATACCGATTGGGAACGACCATGGGGGACGCCTTCAAACACTGGCGTCGCGCCAAGATCGGCCGCCGCTTCCGCCTGTTCTTTCGCTTCGACCCCAATGCGCGGGTCGTCGTGTTTGCTTGGGCCAACGACAGCGACAGCCTGCGCGCGGCAGGGAGCAAGAGGGATCCATACGCCGTCTTTCGCGCCATGCTGAACCCTGGTCATCCGCCGGATGACTGGGCGGAGCTGGTCGCCGCGAGCACGATGGATTGGCCGGAGGACGACAGCCCCGCCGCCATAGCGCGAGATTAG
- a CDS encoding EAL domain-containing protein, with protein sequence MARLGIPVCLNGVDTDDASERVLASVPGAFARLSRTLVQSLDPEPLAELVQRLRERGLAVIAGGVDAPETIARLCCAGVDLLQGPFVQPPSAVMDYDFSGVDAV encoded by the coding sequence TTGGCCCGGCTCGGCATCCCGGTCTGTTTGAACGGTGTCGATACCGACGACGCCTCGGAGCGCGTGCTCGCGAGCGTCCCGGGTGCCTTCGCGCGCCTTTCGCGCACCCTGGTCCAGTCGCTCGACCCCGAGCCGCTGGCCGAGCTGGTTCAACGTCTGCGCGAACGGGGTCTTGCCGTGATCGCCGGCGGAGTCGATGCCCCCGAGACCATCGCGCGTCTCTGCTGCGCCGGTGTCGATCTCCTCCAAGGCCCCTTCGTTCAGCCCCCGAGTGCTGTTATGGACTACGACTTCAGCGGGGTGGACGCAGTTTGA
- a CDS encoding response regulator: protein MNHTIADAGSAPAIQLLTCNAELTTPLRALLLAQGFMLEAFETPEHLIGAHPSARALLLVDLDALPDVNTLGGLVAQVQQRDGQPVPLVCLASGSDIRARLAAMRAGARAYLQMPMEIEELTDRLFDLAGTQAVSPDRVLVVDDQPVAALFAARVLESAGMLTERVGDALAVLDALDAFVPDLVLMDLHMPGASGIELTRIIREQDRFADLPIVFLSAELDAEQQMAALRVGGDDFLAKPVAPDHLVACVEQRLARARERARRQSGPDTIDALTGLASLGRLLGRLGQLIGRGGTEAGRRALVVLDLHGDEGALMRLAVALAESCGASDLAARVGERSLAVLMRREDAASLARACDHFAEELARAGFAPGPGRAVGIGWCTLANSGGDAVTLMSRAAKAARSARKAGDGLTMGYGCGPVPVRTSDQDAVATAILTERLQLLFEPMVSLTPAPSARYEVSPRLAAPDGELLSPVAFMPIAQRSGLADRLDAWLLAKGLDAIVACRAAGRPAQLFLYQSVVGAGRDDWVGQVRDEINRRDLFRLRPVIQFQVQEAAADRVSQPIASLDWPGSASRSV, encoded by the coding sequence ATGAATCACACGATCGCCGATGCCGGATCCGCGCCCGCCATCCAGCTCCTGACCTGCAACGCCGAGTTGACGACGCCGCTTCGGGCGCTCCTGCTCGCACAGGGGTTCATGCTCGAAGCCTTCGAAACGCCCGAGCACTTGATCGGCGCACACCCGAGCGCGCGAGCGCTCTTGCTCGTCGATCTCGATGCACTCCCCGATGTGAACACGCTCGGCGGACTCGTCGCGCAGGTGCAGCAGCGCGACGGGCAGCCGGTCCCGCTGGTCTGTCTGGCGTCCGGAAGCGACATCCGCGCCCGTCTTGCCGCGATGCGCGCAGGCGCCAGGGCCTATCTGCAGATGCCGATGGAGATCGAAGAGCTGACCGATCGGCTTTTTGATCTGGCCGGCACGCAGGCGGTCTCGCCCGACCGTGTGCTCGTGGTCGACGATCAGCCGGTGGCCGCGCTCTTTGCCGCCCGTGTGCTCGAATCGGCCGGCATGCTGACCGAGCGCGTGGGCGATGCGCTCGCGGTGCTCGACGCACTCGATGCCTTTGTCCCGGATCTGGTGCTCATGGATCTGCATATGCCCGGCGCGTCCGGCATCGAGCTGACCCGGATCATCCGTGAGCAAGACCGTTTCGCCGACCTGCCGATCGTCTTTCTCTCCGCCGAATTGGACGCCGAGCAACAGATGGCGGCGCTGCGTGTCGGGGGCGATGACTTCCTCGCCAAGCCGGTCGCACCGGATCATCTCGTCGCCTGCGTCGAGCAGCGATTGGCACGCGCACGCGAGCGTGCACGCCGCCAAAGCGGTCCGGATACCATCGATGCGCTCACGGGTCTCGCGAGCCTCGGGCGCCTCTTGGGGCGGCTCGGCCAGTTGATCGGTCGGGGTGGGACGGAGGCCGGCCGCCGTGCGCTGGTCGTGCTGGATCTCCACGGCGACGAGGGCGCGCTGATGCGTCTTGCCGTTGCGCTTGCCGAGTCGTGCGGCGCCTCCGATCTGGCGGCGCGCGTCGGCGAGCGCAGCTTGGCGGTCCTCATGCGACGCGAGGATGCCGCAAGCCTCGCGCGCGCCTGCGATCACTTCGCCGAGGAGCTGGCTCGGGCCGGCTTTGCTCCGGGGCCCGGTCGCGCCGTCGGAATCGGGTGGTGCACCTTGGCGAACAGCGGCGGGGACGCCGTCACCTTGATGTCGCGGGCAGCCAAGGCGGCGCGCTCGGCCCGCAAAGCAGGCGATGGTCTGACCATGGGGTACGGTTGCGGCCCCGTGCCTGTTCGAACGTCGGACCAAGACGCCGTGGCGACGGCCATCCTGACCGAACGGCTGCAACTGCTCTTCGAGCCCATGGTCTCCCTGACCCCGGCACCGAGTGCGCGCTACGAGGTGTCGCCGCGCTTGGCCGCCCCGGACGGCGAGCTGCTGTCGCCGGTCGCCTTCATGCCGATCGCACAGCGCTCCGGATTGGCCGATCGACTGGATGCTTGGCTCTTGGCCAAGGGTCTGGACGCCATCGTGGCCTGCCGAGCCGCCGGCCGGCCGGCACAGCTTTTCCTCTACCAATCAGTCGTCGGCGCGGGCCGCGATGATTGGGTCGGCCAGGTTCGCGACGAGATCAACCGGCGCGATCTCTTTCGCTTGCGACCCGTCATCCAGTTTCAGGTCCAAGAAGCGGCGGCCGACCGGGTCTCGCAGCCGATCGCATCGCTCGATTGGCCCGGCTCGGCATCCCGGTCTGTTTGA
- a CDS encoding S49 family peptidase translates to MNWKFWTKRRDEMPSPDAPDWERALINKLALEHLRDQRRGRRWGIFFKTLILLYLIALVVAAYSGDLLERIAPSEEHTAVIEIKGVIAPEADASADRVITALREAFEADRVKGIILRINSPGGSPVQAGYINDEIKRLKAKYKEDNDKEMPVYAVATDICASGGYYIAVAADAIYADKASLVGSIGVRIGSFGLNEAIQELGIERRLLTAGENKGILDPFSPLPPDQRAFIQTVLDDLHTQFIAEVQAGRGDRLKGGEEVFSGLFWSGQEAVALGLVDDLGSSSSVARDVIGAETLVDYTKKRDLFESLSRRIGASFAAGLVEALGGGAPRISY, encoded by the coding sequence ATGAATTGGAAGTTTTGGACCAAGCGCCGCGACGAGATGCCGTCGCCCGACGCACCCGATTGGGAGCGCGCGCTCATCAACAAGCTCGCCCTGGAGCACCTGCGCGACCAGAGACGCGGCCGCCGCTGGGGCATCTTCTTCAAGACCCTGATCCTGCTCTATCTGATCGCACTGGTGGTCGCCGCCTACTCCGGGGATCTGCTCGAGCGTATCGCTCCGAGCGAGGAGCACACGGCCGTGATCGAGATCAAGGGCGTCATCGCGCCCGAGGCCGACGCGAGCGCCGATCGGGTGATCACGGCCTTGCGTGAAGCCTTCGAGGCCGACCGGGTGAAGGGCATCATCCTGCGTATCAACAGCCCCGGCGGAAGCCCGGTCCAGGCCGGCTACATCAACGACGAGATCAAGCGGCTGAAGGCCAAGTACAAGGAAGACAACGACAAGGAGATGCCCGTCTACGCGGTGGCGACCGACATCTGCGCCTCGGGCGGCTATTACATCGCCGTCGCCGCCGATGCGATCTATGCCGACAAGGCCAGCCTGGTCGGCTCCATCGGCGTGCGCATCGGCAGCTTCGGTCTGAACGAGGCAATCCAGGAGCTCGGGATCGAGCGGCGTCTGCTCACCGCCGGGGAGAACAAGGGGATCCTCGACCCCTTCTCGCCGCTGCCGCCGGATCAACGGGCCTTTATCCAGACCGTTCTCGATGACCTGCACACCCAGTTCATCGCCGAGGTCCAAGCCGGCCGCGGTGACCGCCTGAAGGGCGGCGAGGAGGTCTTCAGCGGACTCTTCTGGAGCGGCCAGGAGGCGGTCGCGTTGGGCTTGGTCGACGACCTCGGCAGTTCCAGCTCGGTCGCACGCGATGTGATCGGCGCGGAGACGCTGGTCGATTACACCAAGAAGCGCGATCTTTTCGAGAGCCTCTCGCGACGTATCGGTGCGAGCTTTGCGGCCGGACTGGTCGAGGCGCTCGGCGGGGGAGCCCCGCGCATCAGCTATTGA
- a CDS encoding HAD-IA family hydrolase, with protein MTFDLIVFDWDGTLMDSEARIVNCLQAAFGDLGLPPPAREAASDVIGLGLDEALLRLHPGADPQTLRDLVTGYRRYFLEIDPTPSVLFAGARETLSELANEGYRLAVATGKGRVGLDKALDDTGLGGLFHATRCADETFSKPNPQMLLELMDELGADASATLMIGDTEYDMQMAVNARTRALAVSYGVHPVERLTPHAPLDCIHDIAALPAWLSAYRMR; from the coding sequence GTGACCTTCGACTTGATCGTGTTCGACTGGGACGGGACCCTGATGGATTCCGAGGCACGCATCGTCAATTGTCTCCAAGCGGCCTTCGGCGATCTCGGCCTGCCGCCGCCAGCCCGCGAGGCCGCGAGCGACGTCATCGGCCTGGGTCTGGACGAGGCCCTCTTGCGGCTGCATCCCGGAGCGGATCCGCAGACCCTCCGGGACCTGGTCACCGGCTATCGCCGTTACTTTCTCGAGATCGACCCGACGCCCTCCGTGCTCTTTGCAGGGGCACGCGAGACCTTGAGCGAGCTTGCGAACGAGGGCTACCGCTTGGCCGTGGCCACCGGCAAGGGTCGCGTCGGACTCGACAAGGCGCTCGACGACACCGGTCTCGGTGGGCTCTTTCATGCGACCCGTTGCGCCGACGAGACCTTCTCCAAGCCGAACCCGCAGATGCTGCTCGAGCTGATGGACGAGCTCGGTGCCGATGCCTCCGCCACGCTGATGATCGGCGACACCGAGTACGACATGCAGATGGCCGTGAATGCCCGCACCAGGGCACTCGCCGTCTCCTACGGTGTCCACCCGGTCGAGCGTCTTACACCGCACGCCCCGCTCGACTGCATCCACGATATCGCGGCGCTGCCCGCCTGGCTTTCCGCCTACCGCATGCGCTGA
- a CDS encoding RluA family pseudouridine synthase codes for MNRPHPRADRRPSKHSSARATGGRDVSRGRPVAERAGPKGTPAKGSERVGTGPKRAVVRRADPKTTGSKSAGPGRTQPKRSGPTPAIAERPRPEPALRDDSAVRVLCVDAESDGQRIDNFLLRHLKGVPRSHIYRVMRRGEVRVNKGRVKASHRLRTGDLVRIPPVRTALAETPVRVPASRLAPLAAAVLYEDERLLVIDKPAGLAVHGGSGLSYGLIESLRELRPGRELELVHRLDRDTSGCILISKRRSALRELHELIREGGMDKRYMALIVGELERSKVGVDAPLKKNVLQGGERMVQVDPDDGKPARTVFRRLGRFRSDSGVLTLVEAELITGRTHQIRVHAAHLGTPLAGDPKYGDETANRALKAQGLSRLFLHASALSFQLADADRPHRVEAPLPDDLERFLSALEPAA; via the coding sequence GTGAATCGACCTCATCCCCGTGCCGATCGCCGCCCGAGCAAGCATTCCTCCGCCCGCGCAACAGGGGGCCGGGACGTCTCCAGGGGTCGCCCGGTTGCCGAGCGCGCCGGTCCCAAGGGCACTCCCGCGAAGGGCTCCGAACGCGTCGGCACTGGCCCGAAACGCGCTGTCGTCCGAAGGGCTGACCCGAAGACGACTGGCTCCAAGAGTGCCGGACCGGGACGCACGCAGCCCAAGCGCTCCGGCCCGACGCCTGCGATTGCCGAGCGTCCGCGTCCCGAGCCTGCGCTGCGGGATGATTCGGCCGTACGCGTGCTCTGCGTCGATGCCGAGTCCGACGGGCAGCGCATCGACAACTTTCTCCTGCGCCATCTCAAGGGCGTGCCGCGCAGCCACATCTATCGGGTCATGCGCCGTGGCGAGGTTCGCGTCAACAAGGGTCGGGTCAAGGCCAGTCATCGGCTGCGCACGGGCGATCTGGTGCGCATCCCGCCGGTGCGCACGGCCCTCGCCGAGACGCCGGTCCGGGTGCCTGCGTCGCGTCTCGCCCCGCTTGCTGCGGCTGTTCTCTACGAGGACGAACGCCTTCTGGTCATCGACAAGCCCGCAGGACTGGCCGTGCACGGCGGCAGCGGTTTGAGCTACGGCCTGATCGAGTCCCTTCGCGAGCTGCGGCCCGGTCGCGAGCTGGAGCTGGTCCACCGCCTGGATCGCGACACCTCCGGCTGTATCCTGATCAGCAAGCGACGCAGTGCGCTGCGCGAGCTCCATGAGCTGATCCGCGAAGGCGGGATGGACAAGCGCTACATGGCACTGATCGTCGGGGAGCTGGAGCGCTCGAAGGTCGGCGTGGACGCGCCGCTGAAGAAAAACGTGCTGCAAGGCGGCGAGCGGATGGTTCAGGTCGATCCGGACGACGGAAAGCCGGCGCGCACGGTGTTTCGACGTCTGGGACGCTTCCGCTCGGACTCGGGCGTGCTCACCCTGGTCGAGGCCGAGCTGATCACCGGGCGTACGCATCAGATCCGCGTCCATGCCGCCCATCTGGGAACCCCCTTGGCGGGCGACCCCAAATACGGTGACGAGACCGCGAATCGCGCCCTCAAGGCACAGGGATTGTCGCGCTTGTTTTTGCACGCCTCTGCCTTGAGCTTTCAGCTCGCCGACGCCGATCGACCACACCGAGTCGAGGCGCCCCTGCCCGATGACCTCGAGCGTTTTCTGTCTGCATTGGAGCCTGCCGCGTGA